From Mucilaginibacter rubeus, a single genomic window includes:
- the infB gene encoding translation initiation factor IF-2, with amino-acid sequence MSEDKSIKLIKAVKELNIGMGTLVDFLATKGYKVDKHPMAKLDNDMYNALLKEFAVDKSIKEEAKQISIGKIRKEEPAAQFPEKPVENRRSRDFENEEILIKNTGHFAQPQVEKPKPAEPAPAAQASARSDERNDVLPGVKVVGKIDLSSLNAKPQPQAEKPVEKPVEVVKQPEPVAQAPAPTPAPAPAEPKVEAPKPVAPVAPEPPKVEAPKPPVAPVAPPVVEIPKAEEPKAPAAPVVEKAPVVTPPAAAETPAAPAHDESQEPDVIRAKAERLTGPNIIGKIQLPVNAPKRNPVASSNANNNNSADHKRKRKRKDNQGNPQQGGGNHQHGQQQGGGGNHPQGQGQQPSGGGTINPNRPDFRNRTHGAPGNSGPNQGGGGHHGGGGNRPDFRNNRNNPPQHSTPKEEPSEKDIQDQIKATLARLSGAGKSGKFAQRAKFRRQKRDDVAASAEELAMEQELQSKVLKVTEFVTANELASMMDVSVTQIISTCMSLGMFVSINQRLDAETLSIVADEFGYQVEFVKPQDEEANLDQPDDPADLVTRAPIVTIMGHVDHGKTSLLDFIRKTNVIGGEAGGITQHIGAYEVTLPDNKGKITFLDTPGHEAFTAMRARGAQVTDIVIIVIAADDSVMPQTREAINHAQAAGAPIIFAFNKIDKPGANADKVREQLSAMNILVEEWGGKYQSQEISAKTGLNVDLLLEKVLLEAELLELKANPNKRAVGTVIEAALDKGRGIVTTILVQAGRLKVGDPILAGCYSGRVKALTNERGQRVDSAGPSTPVQVLGMQGAPTAGDKFNALESEVEAREIANKRLQLQREQGLRTQKHITLDEIGRRLAVGNFKELNIIVKGDVDGSIEALSDSLLKLSTEQIQVNIISKAVGQISESDVLLASASDAIIIGFQVRPSGGARKLAEAEQIDIRLYSIIYDAINEIKAAMEGMLAPTFEEKIVANVEIRETFKISKVGTIAGCMVLDGKINRNSKIRIIRDGVVIYTGELASLKRFKDDVKEVSAGYECGLNINNFNNIEVGDIVEAYENVEVKRKLS; translated from the coding sequence ATGTCAGAAGACAAATCCATAAAATTAATTAAAGCAGTAAAAGAACTGAACATTGGCATGGGTACCCTTGTCGATTTTTTAGCTACCAAAGGATACAAGGTTGACAAGCATCCTATGGCTAAGCTGGATAACGACATGTACAATGCCCTGTTGAAGGAATTTGCTGTTGACAAAAGTATTAAGGAGGAAGCTAAGCAGATCAGTATCGGAAAGATAAGGAAAGAAGAGCCTGCTGCACAGTTTCCTGAAAAGCCGGTTGAGAACCGCCGTTCGCGCGATTTTGAGAACGAAGAGATACTGATCAAGAATACAGGGCACTTTGCACAGCCGCAGGTTGAGAAACCAAAACCGGCCGAGCCTGCTCCGGCAGCGCAAGCTTCTGCACGTTCTGATGAGCGCAATGACGTATTACCTGGTGTTAAGGTAGTTGGAAAAATTGACCTTAGCAGCCTGAATGCTAAACCACAGCCACAGGCAGAGAAGCCTGTTGAAAAGCCAGTGGAAGTTGTTAAACAACCAGAGCCTGTTGCTCAGGCACCTGCGCCAACTCCGGCTCCGGCACCAGCCGAGCCCAAAGTTGAAGCGCCAAAGCCAGTTGCACCGGTTGCGCCCGAACCTCCAAAGGTTGAGGCTCCAAAACCACCGGTAGCTCCTGTTGCACCGCCAGTTGTTGAAATACCTAAAGCGGAAGAGCCTAAAGCGCCTGCTGCACCTGTTGTTGAAAAAGCACCGGTTGTAACACCTCCGGCTGCTGCTGAAACACCGGCCGCACCGGCACATGACGAAAGCCAGGAGCCGGATGTAATTCGTGCCAAGGCCGAGCGTTTAACAGGTCCAAACATTATTGGTAAGATCCAGTTGCCGGTTAACGCGCCAAAACGCAATCCGGTAGCTTCGTCAAATGCAAATAATAATAATTCGGCCGATCATAAACGCAAACGTAAGCGTAAAGATAACCAGGGCAATCCGCAGCAAGGCGGTGGCAACCATCAACATGGCCAGCAGCAAGGCGGCGGGGGAAATCACCCTCAAGGCCAGGGCCAGCAGCCAAGTGGTGGTGGTACCATTAACCCTAATCGTCCGGATTTCAGGAACCGTACACACGGTGCTCCTGGCAATAGCGGGCCAAATCAGGGTGGCGGTGGTCATCACGGTGGCGGCGGTAACCGTCCGGATTTCAGGAACAACAGGAATAACCCTCCTCAACATTCTACTCCGAAGGAAGAACCTTCAGAAAAGGATATACAAGACCAGATTAAGGCTACACTTGCACGCTTAAGCGGTGCGGGTAAGTCGGGTAAATTTGCACAGCGTGCTAAATTCCGTCGTCAAAAACGTGATGACGTTGCTGCAAGTGCCGAAGAACTGGCAATGGAACAGGAACTTCAATCAAAAGTATTGAAGGTTACCGAGTTCGTAACAGCAAACGAGCTGGCAAGCATGATGGATGTATCTGTAACCCAGATTATATCTACCTGTATGAGCCTGGGTATGTTCGTTTCGATCAACCAAAGGCTTGATGCCGAAACACTTTCAATTGTGGCCGACGAGTTTGGCTACCAGGTTGAATTTGTGAAGCCTCAGGATGAGGAAGCCAACCTTGACCAGCCAGATGATCCGGCCGATTTAGTGACACGTGCGCCAATCGTAACCATCATGGGCCACGTTGACCATGGTAAAACCTCATTACTGGATTTTATCCGCAAAACCAACGTAATAGGCGGCGAAGCGGGTGGTATAACCCAGCACATTGGTGCTTACGAGGTAACATTGCCTGATAATAAAGGTAAGATCACCTTCCTGGATACACCGGGTCACGAAGCGTTTACCGCGATGCGTGCAAGGGGTGCACAGGTTACAGATATTGTAATTATAGTGATAGCTGCCGATGACAGCGTGATGCCGCAAACCCGCGAGGCGATAAACCACGCGCAGGCTGCAGGTGCGCCAATCATCTTCGCTTTCAACAAAATTGATAAGCCAGGTGCCAATGCCGATAAGGTAAGGGAACAATTATCGGCCATGAATATTTTGGTTGAAGAGTGGGGCGGTAAATACCAGTCGCAGGAAATTTCGGCCAAAACCGGCTTAAATGTTGACCTGTTATTGGAAAAAGTATTGCTTGAAGCCGAATTGCTTGAACTGAAAGCTAACCCTAACAAACGTGCCGTAGGTACTGTTATTGAGGCTGCTTTAGATAAAGGCCGTGGTATTGTTACTACAATCCTGGTACAGGCAGGTCGCTTAAAAGTGGGCGATCCGATATTGGCAGGTTGCTATAGCGGTCGTGTAAAAGCGTTAACCAACGAACGTGGTCAGCGTGTTGACTCCGCAGGACCTTCAACACCGGTACAGGTATTGGGTATGCAGGGCGCACCAACAGCAGGCGATAAGTTCAATGCGCTTGAAAGCGAAGTTGAAGCACGTGAAATTGCCAACAAACGTTTACAGTTACAACGTGAGCAGGGCTTACGTACGCAGAAACACATCACGCTTGATGAAATCGGCCGTCGTTTGGCAGTAGGTAACTTCAAGGAGCTTAACATCATTGTTAAAGGTGACGTGGATGGTTCTATCGAGGCCTTGTCAGATTCATTACTGAAACTGTCAACCGAGCAGATCCAGGTGAATATCATCTCGAAAGCGGTAGGTCAGATCTCCGAATCAGACGTATTGCTGGCATCGGCATCTGATGCGATCATCATCGGTTTCCAGGTACGCCCATCAGGTGGTGCCCGTAAATTGGCCGAAGCAGAGCAGATTGATATCAGGCTATACTCAATCATCTACGACGCGATCAACGAGATCAAAGCGGCGATGGAAGGTATGCTTGCTCCAACCTTTGAAGAGAAGATTGTGGCTAACGTTGAGATCCGCGAAACCTTCAAGATCAGCAAGGTGGGTACTATTGCAGGTTGTATGGTGCTTGATGGTAAAATTAACCGTAACAGCAAGATTCGTATCATCCGTGATGGTGTGGTGATCTACACCGGCGAGCTGGCTTCACTGAAACGCTTTAAAGACGACGTGAAAGAAGTAAGTGCAGGTTACGAGTGCGGTTTGAACATCAACAACTTTAACAACATTGAAGTAGGCGATATCGTTGAAGCATACGAAAACGTAGAAGTTAAACGTAAGCTGTCATAA
- a CDS encoding M28 family metallopeptidase, whose translation MKLKLLFSCLITAGIAVPALAQEPVDAAMVQKIREEGLSHSKVMETAFYLTDVSGPRLANSPGLKRAQNWAVNQLKTWGMANAKLEAWGKFGKGWEVQKNYAAITVPYYHAIIAIPKAWTPGTNGVIKGEVMLLKADSAAELEQYKGKLAGKIVIFDTKAPTERTWKADAARYTDEELAEMAKAAPAAPRRNAADPNAAQMATFRKLRAFRATLSQFLVDEKAGLVLSQARGTDGTVFTTNGASYADTAKAVAPELETSSEDYQRILRLLKGGQPVQLEADIKTQFITDDLQGYDVVAEIPGTDKKLKDQVVMIGGHLDSWHAATGATDNAAGSAVMLEAMRILKAINFKPKRTIRIALWSSEEQGLFGSRGYVANHFGDPKTMELKPEQAKLSAYYNLDNGTGKIRGVYLQGDSAAAPIFKAWLEPFKDLGATTLTISNTGGTDHLSFDAVGIPGFQFIQDAIDYGTRTHHSNQDTYDRLVEDDLKQAATIVASFVYHTSQRAEMIPRKALPKPQPAR comes from the coding sequence ATGAAATTAAAACTACTCTTTTCGTGTTTAATTACGGCGGGTATTGCAGTACCCGCATTGGCACAGGAACCTGTTGACGCGGCAATGGTTCAAAAAATCAGGGAAGAAGGCCTTAGCCATTCCAAAGTAATGGAAACGGCTTTTTACCTTACCGATGTTTCGGGCCCGAGGCTTGCTAACTCGCCCGGCTTAAAACGTGCTCAAAACTGGGCGGTTAATCAGCTTAAAACCTGGGGCATGGCTAATGCTAAATTAGAAGCCTGGGGTAAATTTGGCAAAGGCTGGGAAGTTCAAAAAAACTATGCGGCTATTACCGTTCCTTATTATCACGCCATCATCGCCATACCTAAAGCGTGGACACCTGGCACCAACGGTGTAATTAAAGGCGAAGTAATGCTGCTCAAAGCAGATTCGGCAGCCGAGCTTGAACAATACAAAGGTAAGCTTGCCGGCAAAATCGTAATATTTGATACCAAAGCCCCTACAGAGCGTACCTGGAAAGCTGACGCAGCCCGCTATACCGATGAGGAGCTTGCCGAAATGGCTAAAGCAGCCCCTGCCGCTCCGCGCAGAAATGCTGCTGATCCTAACGCGGCTCAAATGGCGACTTTCCGTAAGCTCCGTGCTTTCAGGGCAACATTAAGCCAGTTTTTGGTTGATGAAAAAGCCGGGCTGGTATTAAGTCAGGCCCGCGGTACCGATGGTACAGTATTTACTACCAACGGCGCTTCATATGCCGATACGGCCAAAGCGGTAGCTCCCGAACTTGAAACCAGTAGCGAAGATTACCAGCGCATTTTACGCCTGCTAAAAGGCGGTCAGCCGGTACAACTGGAAGCTGATATCAAAACACAATTTATTACCGACGATCTGCAGGGTTATGACGTTGTAGCTGAAATTCCTGGTACAGATAAAAAACTGAAAGATCAGGTAGTAATGATTGGTGGTCACCTTGATTCATGGCATGCTGCTACCGGCGCTACAGATAACGCTGCAGGCAGCGCGGTAATGCTGGAGGCCATGCGTATTTTAAAAGCTATCAACTTTAAACCAAAACGTACAATCCGTATTGCGTTATGGAGCTCAGAAGAGCAGGGCTTATTTGGTTCGCGTGGTTACGTGGCCAACCACTTCGGCGATCCGAAGACTATGGAGCTAAAACCTGAGCAAGCTAAACTTTCGGCTTATTATAACCTGGATAATGGTACAGGTAAAATCCGCGGCGTGTATTTGCAGGGCGATTCTGCTGCCGCACCTATCTTTAAAGCATGGCTTGAGCCATTTAAAGATCTTGGCGCCACCACGCTTACCATCAGCAATACCGGCGGTACCGACCACCTTTCATTTGACGCTGTAGGCATTCCAGGCTTCCAGTTTATCCAGGATGCTATTGATTATGGTACACGTACCCACCACAGCAATCAGGATACTTACGACCGCCTTGTTGAAGATGACCTGAAGCAGGCCGCCACAATTGTAGCATCGTTTGTTTACCATACATCACAACGTGCCGAAATGATTCCGCGTAAGGCGTTACCAAAACCACAACCGGCAAGGTAA
- a CDS encoding RNA polymerase sigma factor, whose amino-acid sequence MNLFIKPKKPGQSTDEELLSDYRASGNLTVLGNLYERYMSLIYGVCLKYLKDEELAKDAVMGIFEELVDKVKKHEINQFRNWVYVLGRNYCLMQLRSGKKMELVNLEEVMEFTPLLHPEDNNREEALKALENCIAGLAGGQKQSIDLFYLKEKCYKEIAEITGYTLNEVKSYIQNGKRNLKICLERNSA is encoded by the coding sequence ATGAACCTATTTATAAAACCCAAAAAACCAGGGCAATCAACAGACGAGGAACTACTTAGTGATTATCGCGCAAGCGGTAACCTAACTGTTTTGGGCAACTTATATGAAAGATATATGTCCCTTATTTATGGCGTTTGCCTTAAATATCTGAAAGATGAGGAATTGGCTAAGGATGCTGTAATGGGCATTTTTGAGGAACTGGTTGATAAGGTTAAAAAGCATGAAATTAACCAGTTCAGAAATTGGGTTTATGTACTTGGGCGCAATTATTGTTTGATGCAATTGCGGAGCGGTAAAAAGATGGAGCTGGTTAATTTAGAAGAGGTTATGGAATTTACCCCTTTGCTGCATCCTGAAGATAATAACAGGGAAGAGGCTTTGAAAGCTTTGGAAAATTGTATTGCAGGCTTAGCCGGCGGGCAAAAACAAAGTATCGACCTGTTTTATTTAAAAGAGAAGTGTTATAAAGAAATTGCCGAAATAACGGGATATACTTTAAATGAGGTGAAGAGCTATATCCAGAACGGTAAAAGGAATTTGAAAATTTGCCTCGAGCGGAACAGTGCATAG
- a CDS encoding carboxypeptidase-like regulatory domain-containing protein — protein MQIQKYLNGELDARAMHKLEMEALNDPFLMDALEGYENMGTSQQLNLADLTTRLQQRTEERKGRVIPWTVWPIAASVLIALSLGGLYLNRSPKPELQSNSISENKNSTPPLVAATDTIKTADTVKKTNTNPVGTVQAPLIAVSKKPRKGKLSANALYQQDISAADNKTASNNVVPPAGSNALVAPAEPVAPAKDKDVLKEAPAAGLSERIVFGYTAPLSQKDSSKSDAISLRANTTVAKSKGPLQFKLPGKVDGVTSSPAPGYNNKAAAESLYIAGTIISRDDGSPLIGAAIRIKGTNRSTVTDVNGKFALSSPDNKATLDVVYIGYEPRQVSATRGDSVKVALKPDSRALSEVVVTNPKPDDNSEVSVTAAHPQMGWGSLKKYLQTNAVLPDGTTGTVTVTFTVFPSGITDEFSVKKGLNETADQKAIELIKNGPSWVGSTNNKPEVVTVKVKFQKQK, from the coding sequence TTGCAAATACAGAAGTATCTCAACGGAGAGCTTGATGCCCGTGCTATGCATAAGCTTGAAATGGAGGCACTAAACGACCCTTTTTTGATGGATGCACTGGAAGGATATGAAAACATGGGGACAAGTCAACAGTTAAATCTTGCTGATCTTACAACGAGGTTGCAGCAGCGTACAGAAGAAAGAAAAGGCCGTGTAATACCATGGACTGTTTGGCCCATAGCGGCTTCGGTTTTAATTGCTTTAAGTTTGGGCGGCCTTTATCTTAACAGATCCCCTAAACCGGAACTTCAAAGCAATAGTATTTCAGAAAATAAAAACTCGACCCCACCTTTGGTAGCTGCCACCGATACGATAAAGACAGCTGATACGGTTAAAAAGACTAATACAAATCCGGTTGGAACGGTGCAGGCGCCTTTAATTGCAGTGAGTAAAAAGCCGAGAAAAGGAAAACTTTCAGCTAATGCGCTTTATCAGCAAGACATTTCGGCTGCCGATAATAAAACTGCTTCAAATAATGTTGTTCCGCCGGCAGGCAGCAATGCGCTGGTGGCTCCGGCAGAACCGGTTGCACCTGCTAAAGACAAAGATGTATTAAAAGAGGCACCAGCAGCTGGTTTAAGTGAAAGGATTGTATTTGGATATACTGCCCCGCTTAGTCAAAAAGACTCGTCAAAATCTGATGCTATATCGTTAAGGGCTAATACAACTGTTGCTAAATCAAAAGGCCCACTGCAATTTAAACTTCCCGGAAAAGTTGACGGTGTTACATCATCACCAGCCCCCGGTTATAATAATAAAGCCGCGGCCGAGTCTTTGTACATTGCCGGCACCATTATTTCAAGAGATGACGGCTCGCCTTTAATTGGCGCTGCCATCAGGATAAAAGGTACCAACCGGAGTACTGTAACTGATGTAAACGGAAAATTTGCACTCAGCTCGCCGGATAACAAAGCCACGCTTGATGTTGTTTATATTGGTTACGAACCAAGGCAGGTTAGTGCCACCCGCGGCGACAGCGTTAAAGTAGCGCTTAAGCCAGATTCAAGGGCTTTATCCGAGGTTGTTGTAACTAATCCTAAACCGGATGACAATAGCGAGGTAAGCGTCACGGCAGCACATCCGCAAATGGGTTGGGGCAGTCTGAAAAAATATCTACAAACAAATGCGGTATTACCAGACGGAACTACGGGAACTGTGACGGTAACATTTACGGTATTCCCAAGTGGTATAACTGATGAGTTTAGTGTAAAAAAAGGTCTGAATGAAACGGCAGACCAGAAAGCCATTGAGCTCATTAAAAATGGCCCATCATGGGTTGGAAGCACCAATAATAAACCGGAAGTTGTTACGGTGAAAGTAAAGTTCCAAAAGCAGAAATAA
- a CDS encoding DUF4197 domain-containing protein — MKTRLIIIPALIAFITLTSCDTLNQVANATVQNQGTPSSLEIGNGLKQALEIGTGKSSDQLSAVNGFFGNAAIKILFPPEAQKAEKTLRSLGLNSLCDNVILSLNRAAEDAAKQAKPIFVDAIKQMTLQDVTNILLGNQDAATQYFKRTTTEKLSLQFKPVIQGSLNKVNATKYYSDAAQAYNKVPFVKKMNPDITDYVTQKAIDGLFVEIAKEELNIRQNLGARTTPLLQKVFAFADKKKTTGQ; from the coding sequence ATGAAAACAAGACTGATCATCATTCCCGCTTTAATAGCTTTTATTACATTAACAAGCTGCGATACTTTGAATCAGGTTGCCAATGCTACTGTTCAAAATCAAGGTACTCCTTCTTCGCTGGAGATAGGCAACGGCCTAAAACAGGCACTTGAAATAGGCACCGGCAAAAGCTCCGACCAACTATCGGCAGTTAATGGTTTCTTTGGCAACGCGGCCATCAAGATCCTTTTCCCACCCGAAGCTCAAAAAGCAGAAAAAACCTTACGCAGCCTTGGCTTAAACAGCCTTTGCGATAATGTGATCCTTTCACTTAACCGTGCCGCCGAAGATGCTGCAAAGCAGGCAAAACCTATTTTCGTTGATGCCATTAAGCAAATGACCTTGCAGGATGTTACCAACATTTTATTAGGCAACCAGGATGCGGCAACACAGTATTTTAAACGTACCACCACCGAAAAGCTAAGCCTACAGTTTAAACCGGTTATTCAGGGCAGTTTAAACAAAGTAAACGCCACCAAATATTATTCAGACGCGGCTCAGGCCTACAATAAAGTTCCATTTGTTAAAAAAATGAACCCGGATATTACCGACTATGTTACCCAAAAAGCTATTGACGGCTTATTTGTAGAGATAGCCAAAGAAGAGCTTAACATCCGCCAAAATCTTGGAGCGCGCACAACGCCGTTATTGCAAAAAGTATTCGCTTTTGCCGATAAGAAAAAAACTACCGGACAATAA
- a CDS encoding inorganic phosphate transporter encodes MVTSLLVVIVVLALLFDYTNGFHDAANSIATIVSTKVLTPFQAVLMAAVFNFAAYFFIKDHKVANTVSKIVLEHYVTLHVILAGLVAAITWNLFTWWFGIPSSSSHTLIGGFAGAGMTNALYMGANALQAVEMQYVLKIIAYIVLAPFIGLIIAYIVTILILHLCKAARPATAERWFKRMQLVSSAALSFAHGGNDAQKVMGILYVSLIASKVIKPGTAMPEWIPLACYSAIAAGTMSGGWKIVKTMGSKITKVTPLEGVSAETAGAITLFITERFGIPVSTTHTITGSIIGVGLTKRVSAVRWGVTINLVWAWIITIPISALIAAGVFALLHFFA; translated from the coding sequence ATGGTTACTTCCCTACTTGTAGTTATTGTTGTACTCGCCCTGTTGTTTGATTACACCAATGGCTTTCATGATGCCGCAAACTCTATAGCTACCATCGTATCAACCAAAGTATTAACACCGTTTCAGGCAGTGTTAATGGCCGCGGTATTTAACTTTGCAGCTTACTTTTTTATCAAAGACCATAAAGTAGCCAATACCGTATCTAAAATTGTATTGGAGCACTACGTTACCCTTCACGTTATCCTGGCTGGCCTTGTAGCCGCCATCACCTGGAACCTGTTTACCTGGTGGTTCGGGATCCCGTCAAGCTCGTCACACACGCTTATAGGCGGTTTTGCCGGCGCCGGTATGACCAACGCGCTTTACATGGGTGCCAATGCCCTTCAGGCCGTTGAAATGCAATACGTTCTTAAGATCATTGCTTACATTGTACTTGCCCCGTTTATAGGTTTAATTATAGCTTATATCGTAACCATACTAATCTTGCACCTGTGCAAAGCTGCAAGACCAGCCACAGCCGAGCGTTGGTTTAAACGTATGCAGTTGGTATCATCAGCTGCATTGAGCTTTGCTCACGGTGGTAACGATGCCCAAAAAGTAATGGGTATTTTATATGTGAGCTTAATTGCTTCAAAAGTTATAAAACCAGGTACCGCAATGCCTGAGTGGATCCCATTGGCTTGTTACTCTGCTATTGCCGCAGGTACCATGTCGGGCGGTTGGAAAATTGTTAAAACCATGGGCTCAAAAATAACCAAGGTTACTCCGCTTGAAGGTGTAAGTGCCGAAACTGCGGGTGCAATTACCTTGTTTATTACCGAGCGCTTTGGTATCCCGGTTTCAACAACGCATACTATCACAGGTTCAATTATCGGTGTAGGCTTAACCAAACGTGTATCTGCCGTACGTTGGGGCGTTACTATTAACCTGGTTTGGGCCTGGATCATTACGATACCTATTTCGGCATTGATAGCAGCCGGTGTATTCGCATTGTTACATTTCTTTGCATAA
- a CDS encoding DUF47 domain-containing protein: MSLNSIFQYFVPKDKKIFFPLFEQAAANVVAMATILVEAVNSNNAQTREDLYKQIDKLENKGDEYTHQIYLELGKNFITPFDREDIHALATAIDDVADYIQGAANRMSLYRIDDLNEHIRKLSDLILQASIDLEKAVKELKDLRNVRNIADSCIRINSVENQADYVFDRAVADLFLYEKDAIRLIKYKEILAALETATDMCEDAANVMESILVKNA, translated from the coding sequence ATGTCGCTTAACAGTATATTCCAGTATTTTGTACCAAAGGATAAAAAAATATTCTTCCCGCTGTTTGAACAAGCCGCAGCCAACGTTGTAGCCATGGCAACAATACTGGTTGAGGCAGTTAACTCCAATAACGCTCAAACCCGCGAGGACCTATATAAACAAATTGATAAGCTGGAAAACAAAGGCGACGAATATACCCACCAGATTTACCTGGAACTCGGCAAAAACTTCATCACCCCATTTGATCGTGAAGATATTCACGCCCTGGCTACAGCGATTGACGACGTTGCCGACTATATACAAGGTGCTGCCAACCGCATGAGCCTTTACAGGATAGATGATTTAAATGAGCATATCCGCAAACTGTCTGACCTTATCCTGCAGGCCAGTATCGATTTGGAAAAAGCAGTGAAAGAACTGAAAGACCTTAGGAATGTGCGTAACATAGCCGATTCATGCATCAGGATAAACAGTGTTGAAAACCAGGCCGATTATGTTTTTGACCGCGCCGTAGCCGACCTGTTCCTGTATGAAAAAGATGCCATCCGCCTTATCAAATACAAAGAAATATTGGCTGCATTGGAAACCGCTACAGATATGTGCGAAGATGCAGCTAACGTTATGGAGTCAATCTTAGTTAAAAACGCTTAA
- a CDS encoding sensor histidine kinase: MNLRVLVLTTSLGVAITLSAVNFYFQHKWYDVMVTFSVALGVSYFVFYYLIEKYIYSRIKLIYKLIHNLKLGRDLRDALGEHVSANPIADVEQEVKEWAKQKKTEIDELRKQEKFRRDFLSNISHEFKTPLFAIQGYIEALQDDDFDDKEMARQFLEKASKNVDRLSYLIKDLDEISKLESGEMPINYTKFKINDLIKEVFESLEIKGKQYHIKLIFKQKYDEPIVVNADREKIRQVLVNLIDNSFKYGKEEGNTSVSLFVLHDQVLVEVTDDGIGIEEKFLPRLFERFFRTDSSRSRQIGGSGLGLAIVKHIIEAHQQTINVRSTEGLGSTFGFTLARAKQTIPFPNLPVLKS; the protein is encoded by the coding sequence ATGAATTTGCGTGTACTGGTTTTAACAACCTCGCTTGGCGTGGCAATTACGCTATCTGCCGTTAACTTTTATTTTCAGCATAAGTGGTACGATGTAATGGTTACTTTTTCGGTAGCCCTTGGTGTAAGTTACTTCGTTTTCTACTACCTCATCGAAAAATACATTTACTCACGTATCAAGCTAATTTATAAACTGATCCACAACCTAAAATTAGGTCGCGACCTCAGGGATGCACTTGGCGAACATGTAAGTGCTAACCCCATTGCCGATGTGGAACAGGAAGTAAAAGAATGGGCCAAACAAAAAAAGACTGAAATTGACGAGCTGCGTAAGCAAGAAAAATTCCGCCGCGATTTTCTATCCAATATCTCGCACGAGTTTAAAACACCACTTTTCGCTATACAGGGCTATATAGAAGCCCTTCAAGACGATGATTTTGACGACAAGGAAATGGCGCGCCAATTTCTGGAAAAAGCTTCGAAAAACGTTGACCGCCTGAGTTATCTGATCAAAGACCTTGACGAAATTTCAAAACTTGAATCGGGTGAGATGCCAATCAATTACACCAAATTCAAGATCAACGACCTGATTAAAGAAGTTTTTGAATCACTGGAGATCAAAGGCAAGCAGTATCACATCAAACTTATATTTAAACAAAAGTATGATGAGCCTATCGTAGTAAATGCCGACAGGGAAAAAATCAGGCAGGTGCTGGTAAACCTAATAGATAACTCATTTAAGTACGGAAAAGAAGAAGGCAACACTTCGGTAAGCCTGTTTGTACTGCATGACCAGGTTTTGGTTGAAGTTACAGATGATGGTATCGGCATTGAAGAAAAGTTTCTTCCAAGGTTATTTGAACGCTTTTTCCGTACAGATAGCAGCCGTTCAAGGCAAATTGGAGGCTCGGGCCTGGGGCTTGCTATAGTGAAGCATATTATTGAAGCACACCAGCAAACCATCAATGTGCGCAGCACCGAAGGATTGGGTTCAACTTTTGGTTTTACTTTGGCGAGGGCAAAGCAAACTATCCCATTCCCGAATTTACCCGTGCTAAAAAGTTAA
- a CDS encoding methyltransferase domain-containing protein: MPDLSYRTDTLEIMDDFDLPSAEINPVLEGLGKMNALFGGHKSIIASLKKFPIENRASVSDWGCGGADTLIAIAKWAENEQIHLKLNGVDAAPAAVNYAQKQCAAYKNISITRADVIGEAYLIKPADIIICSLFTHHFDDERWVRLIQNMDASAHKGIIITDLHRHWLLYHAIVFITHVFTRNAMAQNDGPLSVKRGFKKHELLDLLKKAQIDNFKLTWRWPFRWELIIYKS, translated from the coding sequence ATGCCCGATTTAAGTTACCGTACGGATACCCTGGAGATCATGGATGATTTTGATCTGCCATCAGCCGAAATAAACCCCGTGCTTGAAGGCTTGGGGAAAATGAATGCCCTGTTTGGCGGGCACAAAAGCATTATCGCCTCGTTAAAGAAATTCCCTATAGAAAATCGCGCTTCTGTAAGCGACTGGGGCTGTGGTGGTGCCGATACATTGATTGCTATTGCAAAATGGGCAGAAAACGAGCAGATACACCTCAAATTAAATGGTGTTGACGCGGCACCGGCTGCTGTAAATTACGCTCAGAAACAATGCGCCGCATATAAAAACATAAGCATTACCCGGGCCGATGTTATTGGTGAAGCTTACCTGATAAAGCCGGCCGATATTATTATCTGCAGCCTGTTCACCCATCATTTTGATGATGAACGTTGGGTGAGGCTTATTCAGAACATGGATGCATCGGCACATAAAGGAATTATCATTACCGACCTGCACCGGCACTGGCTTTTATATCATGCCATAGTGTTTATAACCCATGTTTTTACCAGGAATGCAATGGCGCAAAACGATGGCCCTCTTTCGGTTAAACGAGGCTTCAAAAAGCACGAATTGTTAGATTTATTAAAAAAAGCACAAATTGATAACTTTAAATTAACATGGCGTTGGCCATTCAGATGGGAGTTAATCATCTATAAATCGTAG